The Vicia villosa cultivar HV-30 ecotype Madison, WI linkage group LG1, Vvil1.0, whole genome shotgun sequence genome includes a region encoding these proteins:
- the LOC131594506 gene encoding pentatricopeptide repeat-containing protein At5g59600-like: MKILRCTPYDFALCLQKCLKSKALKPGKQLHAMLLTTGTNMNIMSLSSKLIGMYSSCTDLKSAKFLFQKTENPNVFAFNWMVLGMVYNGYFDDALFYFRRMRDIGHVGNKFTFGIMLKTCVGLMDVEKGKQVHGVICEMGFGSDVCIGNGLIDMYCKCGSFGYACRVFDGMLERDVASWTSMICGFCNLGEVEKALGLFERMKMEGYEPNDFTWNAIMATYARLRDGRKAFGFMERMKKEGFVPDVVAWNALISGFVQNRQVEEGFKMFREMLVSRTCPNQVTFAALLPACGSVGSVKWGREIHGFICRKGFDANVFIASALIDMYSKCGSLIDARNVFDKIHCKNVASWNAMIDCYGKCGMVDSSMDLFTKMLEQGLQPNEVTFTCILSACGHSGSVEKGLEIFTLMKERYGVEISTEHYACVVDLFCRSGKIVEAYEFLKAMPIQITESIAGAFLNGCKIHGRKDFAKKMAEEITRMQLKGPGGFVTLSNIYAAEGDWEEVGNVRKVMKERNVNKFPGFSWLEKPCEILEGKEEKEVVVGLNT; this comes from the coding sequence ATGAAAATTTTGAGATGTACCCCTTATGATTTTGCTTTGTGCCTGCAAAAATGCTTAAAATCCAAAGCCTTAAAACCTGGCAAGCAACTCCATGCAATGTTACTCACAACAGGAACAAACATGAACATCATGTCTTTAAGTTCCAAACTCATTGGAATGTATTCTAGTTGCACAGACTTAAAATCAGCAaagtttttatttcaaaaaactgAAAATCCAAATGTTTTTGCATTCAATTGGATGGTTTTAGGCATGGTATACAATGGTTACTTTGATGATGCATTGTTTTACTTTCGCCGAATGCGTGATATTGGTCATGTTGGTAATAAGTTTACATTTGGGATTATGCTTAAGACTTGTGTTGGTTTGATGGATGTGGAGAAAGGGAAGCAGGTTCATGGGGTGATTTGTGAGATGGGTTTTGGGAGTGATGTTTGTATTGGGAATGGTTTGATTGATATGTATTGTAAATGTGGAAGCTTTGGTTATGCTTGTAGGGTGTTTGATGGAATGCTTGAGAGAGATGTTGCGTCGTGGACGTCGATGATTTGTGGGTTTTGTAACTTGGGGGAAGTTGAGAAAGCGTTGGGGTTGTTTGAGAGGATGAAAATGGAGGGATATGAGCCGAATGATTTTACGTGGAATGCTATCATGGCTACGTATGCTCGTTTGAGAGATGGCAGGAAAGCGTTTGGTTTTATGGAGAGAATGAAAAAAGAGGGTTTTGTTCCTGATGTGGTTGCGTGGAATGCGTTGATATCTGGCTTTGTGCAGAATCGTCAAGTCGAGGAAGGATTTAAGATGTTTCGGGAGATGTTAGTTTCGAGGACTTGTCCTAATCAAGTTACTTTTGCAGCCCTGCTTCCTGCGTGTGGGTCAGTAGGTTCTGTTAAATGGGGAAGAGAGATTCATGGATTTATATGCCGGAAGGGTTTTGATGCGAATGTTTTCATTGCGAGTGCTCTTATTGATATGTATTCCAAGTGTGGGAGTTTAATAGATGCTCGAAATGTATTCGACAAGATTCATTGTAAGAATGTTGCATCATGGAATGCAATGATTGATTGCTACGGGAAGTGTGGTATGGTTGATTCCTCGATGGACCTGTTTACGAAAATGCTGGAACAAGGATTGCAGCCGAATGAAGTTACGTTTACATGTATTCTCTCAGCATGCGGCCATAGTGGTTCAGTGGAAAAAGGTTTAGAGATATTCACGTTAATGAAAGAACGTTACGGAGTTGAGATAAGTACAGAGCATTATGCTTGCGTTGTCGATCTCTTCTGTCGTTCAGGAAAGATTGTTGAAGCATATGAGTTTCTGAAGGCAATGCCGATACAAATCACAGAATCGATTGCTGGAGCTTTTCTAAACGGGTGCAAAATCCATGGAAGAAAAGATTTTGCTAAAAAGATGGCTGAGGAAATAACAAGAATGCAGCTAAAAGGGCCTGGTGGGTTTGTTACACTATCAAATATTTATGCCGCTGAGGGTGACTGGGAAGAAGTTGGGAATGTGAGGAAGGTGATGAAGGAAAGAAATGTCAATAAGTTTCCTGGTTTTAGTTGGCTTGAAAAGCCATGTGAGATTCTTGAAGGGAAGGAAGAGAAAGAGGTGGTTGTTGGATTGAATACATAA